One Amycolatopsis sp. NBC_00355 genomic window carries:
- a CDS encoding ABC transporter substrate-binding protein produces the protein MRSHHRTRFLASAFAALTVVGVLAGCSRAAENTAPAANAGAATEVRLGFFPNVTHAPALIGVKKDFFKQELGSTKLTTQTFNAGPDEVNALLGNSLDIAYIGSGPAINAFTKSKGTIQLVSGAVSGGAQLVVKPDIASVDALKGKNIATPQLANTQDVALKKFLAGKSLTGQVKITNLDNSKTLDAFKKGEVDGGWLPEPWSSRLVLDAGAKVLLDEKDLWPGGRFPTTVVIVRSQFLQEHPDTVRAVLKGQLAAIDWAKANPADAKTVVNGALKELAGSSLSPAVIDRAFSNIELTTDPIPAEFPQLAQDSVTAGVVKSAVALKGFADFGPLNDVLKAQNQPAVNAPELAK, from the coding sequence GTGCGCTCCCACCACAGAACCCGCTTCCTGGCCTCGGCGTTCGCCGCCCTGACCGTCGTGGGCGTGCTCGCCGGCTGTTCCCGCGCCGCGGAGAACACCGCGCCCGCCGCCAACGCGGGCGCCGCCACCGAGGTCCGGCTCGGGTTCTTCCCGAACGTCACGCACGCCCCGGCGCTGATCGGCGTCAAGAAGGACTTCTTCAAGCAGGAGCTGGGCTCGACCAAGCTCACCACCCAGACGTTCAACGCGGGCCCCGACGAGGTCAACGCGCTGCTGGGCAACTCCCTCGACATCGCCTACATCGGCTCCGGCCCGGCGATCAACGCCTTCACCAAGTCCAAGGGCACCATCCAGCTGGTCTCCGGCGCGGTCTCGGGCGGCGCGCAGCTGGTCGTCAAGCCGGACATCGCGAGCGTCGACGCGCTCAAGGGCAAGAACATCGCCACGCCGCAGCTGGCCAACACCCAGGACGTCGCGCTCAAGAAGTTCCTCGCCGGCAAGAGCCTGACCGGCCAGGTCAAGATCACCAACCTGGACAACTCGAAGACGCTCGACGCCTTCAAGAAGGGCGAGGTCGACGGCGGCTGGCTGCCCGAGCCGTGGTCGTCGCGGCTGGTCCTCGACGCCGGCGCGAAGGTCCTGCTCGACGAGAAGGACCTGTGGCCCGGCGGCCGCTTCCCGACCACCGTCGTCATCGTGCGCAGCCAGTTCCTGCAGGAGCACCCGGACACCGTCCGCGCCGTGCTGAAGGGCCAGCTGGCCGCGATCGACTGGGCGAAGGCCAACCCGGCGGACGCGAAGACCGTGGTCAACGGCGCGCTCAAGGAGCTGGCCGGCAGTAGCCTGAGCCCGGCGGTCATCGACCGCGCGTTCTCGAACATCGAGCTGACGACGGACCCGATCCCCGCCGAGTTCCCGCAGCTCGCGCAGGACTCGGTGACCGCGGGTGTGGTGAAGAGCGCCGTCGCGTTGAAGGGCTTCGCCGACTTCGGCCCGCTGAACGACGTCCTCAAGGCCCAGAACCAGCCCGCTGTGAACGCCCCCGAGCTCGCGAAGTGA
- a CDS encoding ABC transporter ATP-binding protein, which yields MTTTLPTGRTGHTGTAAVQLDGVRKTFGTGGRAVVALDGVDLAVAPGEFVCLLGASGCGKSTLLNLVAGLDAPSAGEITLTTSRPAVMFQEAALMPWLTAARNVELPLRLAGFGRAERRDKAAELLDLVRLTDAGAKRPHELSGGMRQRVALARALAATLRVGGDPEQALLLMDEPFAALDAITRDVLQGELLRVYRSTGTSVLFVTHDVREAVRLGQRVVLLSSRPGRVVREWADVPLADAEELTEEITGHLREVISTHAAA from the coding sequence ATGACCACGACCCTCCCGACCGGCCGGACCGGGCACACCGGCACGGCCGCGGTCCAGCTCGACGGCGTGCGCAAGACGTTCGGCACGGGCGGTCGCGCGGTCGTCGCGCTGGACGGCGTCGACCTGGCGGTCGCGCCCGGCGAGTTCGTCTGCCTGCTCGGCGCGTCCGGCTGCGGCAAGAGCACGCTGCTGAACCTGGTCGCGGGCCTGGACGCGCCGTCGGCGGGGGAGATCACGCTCACGACGTCCCGGCCGGCGGTGATGTTCCAGGAGGCCGCGCTGATGCCGTGGCTGACCGCCGCGCGCAACGTCGAGCTGCCGCTGCGGCTGGCCGGGTTCGGCCGGGCCGAGCGCCGCGACAAGGCCGCCGAGCTGCTGGACCTGGTCCGGCTGACCGACGCCGGCGCGAAGCGGCCGCACGAGCTGTCCGGCGGGATGCGGCAGCGCGTCGCCCTGGCCCGCGCGCTGGCCGCCACCCTGCGTGTCGGCGGTGACCCGGAGCAGGCGCTGCTGCTGATGGACGAGCCGTTCGCCGCGCTCGACGCCATCACCCGCGACGTCCTGCAGGGCGAGCTGCTGCGCGTCTACCGCAGCACCGGCACGTCGGTGCTGTTCGTGACCCACGACGTGCGCGAGGCGGTCCGGCTCGGGCAGCGCGTGGTGCTCCTGTCGTCGCGGCCCGGGCGGGTCGTGCGCGAGTGGGCGGACGTGCCGCTGGCCGACGCCGAGGAGCTGACCGAAGAGATCACCGGGCACCTGCGAGAGGTGATCAGCACCCATGCCGCAGCTTGA
- a CDS encoding ABC transporter permease, giving the protein MPQLDRPTRDAADVEDLDAVGAGLDSLDTPVGDRRPGFWKRFAWGFLPPVLALVVLVVVWQLLWAAAFWPETQLPAPLAVWDEFWSHVVTGEVFGFVWTSVHRAALGFIAGVVLGTPLGLLVAKVRVVRAAIGPLLTGLQSLPSVAWVPAAILWFGINDGAIYFVVLLGSVPSIANGLVSGIDQIPPILPRVGQVMGAGRLSSARHILLPAALPGFLAGLKQGWAFSWRSLMAAELIALSPQLGVGLGAYLNQGSSLNSIETVIAAIFLILLVGVGIELIVFRPLERSVLRARGLTASL; this is encoded by the coding sequence ATGCCGCAGCTTGACCGGCCCACCAGGGATGCCGCCGACGTCGAGGATCTCGACGCTGTAGGCGCCGGACTGGACTCGCTCGACACCCCGGTCGGTGACCGTCGCCCGGGCTTCTGGAAGCGGTTCGCCTGGGGTTTCCTGCCGCCGGTGCTCGCGCTCGTCGTGCTGGTCGTCGTCTGGCAGCTGCTGTGGGCCGCGGCGTTCTGGCCGGAGACGCAGCTGCCCGCGCCGCTCGCCGTGTGGGACGAGTTCTGGAGCCACGTCGTCACCGGCGAGGTGTTCGGGTTCGTCTGGACGTCGGTGCACCGCGCCGCCCTCGGCTTCATCGCGGGAGTCGTGCTCGGCACCCCGCTCGGCCTGCTCGTCGCGAAGGTCCGCGTGGTCCGGGCCGCGATCGGGCCGCTGCTGACCGGGCTGCAGAGCCTGCCGTCGGTGGCGTGGGTGCCTGCCGCGATCCTGTGGTTCGGCATCAACGACGGCGCGATCTACTTCGTCGTGCTGCTCGGCTCGGTGCCGTCGATCGCGAACGGCCTGGTCTCGGGCATCGACCAGATCCCGCCGATCCTGCCGCGCGTCGGCCAGGTGATGGGCGCGGGACGGCTGTCGTCGGCCCGCCACATCCTGCTGCCCGCGGCGCTGCCGGGCTTCCTCGCCGGGCTCAAGCAGGGCTGGGCGTTCTCGTGGCGCTCGCTGATGGCGGCCGAGCTGATCGCGCTGTCCCCGCAGCTCGGCGTCGGCCTCGGCGCGTACCTGAACCAGGGGTCCTCGCTCAACAGCATCGAGACGGTGATCGCGGCGATCTTCCTGATCCTGCTGGTCGGCGTCGGGATCGAGCTGATCGTGTTCCGCCCGCTGGAGCGCTCGGTGCTGCGGGCCCGCGGGCTGACGGCGTCCCTCTGA
- a CDS encoding DUF1761 domain-containing protein: MGVVAVLVASVAGFVVSSAWYTAFGRVWAGLSTAAVERPAPWKMAAEFVRTLALVIVFAGLTAAVGVDGVAGALGLALVLWVGFPVLILAGSVLHENVPVRLAALHAGDWLVKIVVVALVLGVWR, translated from the coding sequence ATGGGTGTCGTGGCTGTGCTGGTGGCTTCGGTGGCGGGGTTCGTGGTGAGTTCCGCCTGGTACACGGCGTTCGGCCGGGTGTGGGCCGGTCTGAGCACGGCAGCTGTCGAACGGCCCGCGCCGTGGAAGATGGCCGCGGAGTTCGTCCGGACCCTGGCCCTGGTCATCGTGTTCGCCGGGCTGACCGCCGCGGTCGGCGTCGACGGCGTCGCGGGTGCGCTCGGCCTGGCGCTGGTGCTCTGGGTGGGCTTCCCGGTGCTGATCCTGGCCGGTTCGGTACTGCACGAGAACGTGCCGGTGCGGCTGGCCGCCTTGCACGCGGGCGACTGGCTCGTGAAGATCGTGGTCGTGGCGCTGGTGCTGGGGGTGTGGCGATGA
- a CDS encoding SMP-30/gluconolactonase/LRE family protein, with product MTGVLTGGIAFGESPRWHDGRLWFADWLAHEIVAVTPAGEREVVFRADFPTMPMCFDFLGGDPLIVSSSQGLLLRLSGDGSLATHADLGSTGFNEIVVAPDGGCYVNGGGFDLMAGEAFRPGVVKYVSPSGDVREVADGIAFGNGMALTPDGATLVVAESYANRLTAFTVRPDGSLRDRRVWADLGDGVPDGIALDASGAIWVADVPGKSCTRVREGGEVLERVELDLGCFACALSEDTLYLVAQEWHGLDAVGAGPRTGRILTHPAVSPRAG from the coding sequence ATGACCGGGGTGCTGACCGGCGGGATCGCGTTCGGCGAGTCCCCGCGCTGGCACGACGGCCGGCTGTGGTTCGCCGACTGGCTGGCGCACGAGATCGTCGCGGTCACGCCGGCGGGGGAGCGCGAGGTCGTGTTCCGCGCGGACTTCCCGACCATGCCGATGTGCTTCGACTTCCTCGGCGGCGACCCGCTGATCGTCTCGTCGTCGCAGGGGTTGCTGCTGCGGCTGTCCGGGGACGGCTCCCTGGCCACCCACGCCGACCTGGGCTCGACCGGCTTCAACGAGATCGTGGTGGCTCCGGATGGCGGTTGCTACGTCAACGGCGGCGGCTTCGACCTGATGGCGGGGGAGGCCTTCCGGCCGGGCGTGGTCAAGTACGTCTCCCCTTCGGGGGACGTCCGCGAGGTCGCGGACGGCATCGCGTTCGGCAACGGCATGGCCCTGACCCCGGACGGCGCGACCCTGGTGGTGGCCGAGTCGTACGCGAACCGCCTGACGGCGTTCACCGTGCGGCCGGACGGCTCCCTGCGTGACCGCCGGGTGTGGGCGGACCTCGGCGACGGCGTCCCGGACGGCATCGCGCTGGACGCTTCGGGCGCGATCTGGGTGGCGGACGTCCCGGGCAAGTCGTGCACGCGGGTGCGCGAAGGCGGCGAAGTCCTGGAGCGGGTGGAGCTGGACCTGGGGTGCTTCGCGTGCGCGCTGAGCGAGGACACGCTGTACCTGGTGGCCCAGGAGTGGCACGGCCTCGACGCGGTCGGAGCCGGCCCCCGGACGGGCCGGATCCTGACCCACCCGGCCGTCAGTCCTCGGGCGGGCTAG
- a CDS encoding DEAD/DEAH box helicase: protein MTTFAELGLPTTIVDALAAQGVTEPFPIQAATLPHTLAGRDVLGRGRTGSGKTYGFVLPLLARLSAGPTRRRPGRPRALILAPTRELATQIEASILPLAKPLGLKATTIFGGVSANPQITRLRDGVDIVVACPGRLADHMRSGHVKLDAIEITVLDEADHMADLGFLPEVRRIMDATPSRGQRMLFSATLDNGVDVLVKRFMTDPITHSVDSAQSPVSTMEHHVLHLEETHRLPVLVDLTAAPGRTLVFTRTKSRAKALTRKLVASGVPAVELHGNLGQNARTRNLEAFSSGAAKTLVATDIAARGIHVDDVRLVIHADPPVEHKAYLHRSGRTARAGASGTVVTLMTDAQVRDVRDLTRKAGIKPTTTQLGPGHPLLAELAPGERSFTASPKNPPVDNRPKKVTASGAAPGTGRGRRGGAPATPKENRGGERSRAAAAQSRRDDQQPRSSGGGRRGGAPAGSGGSHRSAAPAGSGGTGNPGGARRSGAPAAANKSGGGRRGGTPAAGAGAGAGRSGGAAAFSSGTRAGARRGR from the coding sequence ATGACCACTTTCGCTGAACTCGGCCTGCCCACCACCATCGTGGACGCGCTGGCCGCCCAGGGCGTCACCGAGCCCTTCCCGATCCAGGCGGCGACCCTGCCGCACACCCTCGCCGGGCGTGACGTGCTCGGCCGCGGCCGGACCGGCTCCGGCAAGACCTACGGCTTCGTGCTGCCGCTGCTGGCGCGCCTCTCGGCGGGCCCGACGCGGCGCAGGCCCGGCCGTCCGCGCGCGCTGATCCTGGCGCCGACCCGTGAGCTCGCGACGCAGATCGAGGCGTCCATCCTGCCGCTCGCCAAGCCGCTCGGCCTCAAGGCGACCACCATCTTCGGCGGCGTCTCGGCCAACCCGCAGATCACCCGGCTGCGCGACGGCGTCGACATCGTCGTCGCCTGCCCCGGCCGGCTCGCCGACCACATGCGCTCCGGGCACGTCAAGCTCGACGCCATCGAGATCACCGTCCTCGACGAGGCCGACCACATGGCCGACCTGGGCTTCCTGCCCGAGGTGCGGCGGATCATGGACGCGACGCCGTCGCGCGGGCAGCGGATGCTGTTCTCCGCGACCCTGGACAACGGCGTCGACGTGCTGGTCAAGCGCTTCATGACCGACCCGATCACGCACAGCGTCGACTCGGCGCAGTCGCCGGTCTCGACCATGGAGCACCACGTGCTGCACCTCGAGGAGACCCACCGGCTGCCGGTGCTGGTCGACCTCACCGCGGCGCCGGGCCGCACGCTGGTGTTCACCCGGACGAAGAGCCGCGCGAAGGCGCTGACCCGCAAGCTCGTGGCGTCGGGTGTCCCGGCCGTCGAGCTGCACGGCAACCTCGGCCAGAACGCGCGCACGCGCAACCTCGAGGCGTTCTCCTCGGGCGCGGCCAAGACGCTGGTCGCGACGGACATCGCGGCGCGGGGCATCCACGTCGACGACGTCCGCCTGGTCATCCACGCGGACCCGCCGGTCGAGCACAAGGCGTACCTGCACCGCTCGGGCCGCACCGCGCGCGCCGGCGCGTCCGGCACGGTGGTCACGCTGATGACCGACGCGCAGGTCCGCGACGTCCGCGACCTCACCCGCAAGGCCGGCATCAAGCCGACCACCACCCAGCTCGGCCCGGGCCACCCGCTGCTGGCGGAGCTGGCCCCGGGCGAGCGGTCGTTCACGGCGTCCCCGAAGAACCCGCCGGTGGACAACCGCCCGAAGAAGGTCACGGCCTCCGGCGCCGCACCGGGCACGGGCCGCGGCCGGCGCGGTGGCGCCCCGGCCACCCCGAAGGAGAACCGCGGCGGCGAGCGCTCGCGCGCGGCAGCGGCCCAGTCCCGCCGCGACGACCAGCAGCCCCGCTCTTCCGGAGGAGGCCGCCGTGGCGGTGCCCCGGCCGGTTCGGGCGGTTCGCACCGCTCCGCCGCCCCGGCGGGTTCCGGCGGCACGGGCAACCCGGGCGGCGCACGCCGTTCCGGCGCCCCGGCCGCGGCGAACAAGTCCGGCGGCGGCCGCCGCGGTGGCACTCCCGCGGCCGGCGCGGGCGCCGGTGCCGGTCGTTCCGGCGGCGCGGCGGCGTTCTCCTCGGGCACCCGAGCGGGCGCCCGCCGAGGCCGCTGA
- a CDS encoding acyl-CoA dehydrogenase, protein MLLNPHEYDPAHFDAETRRLLRATIDWFEQRGKAKLAEDYHARTFYADFLEFAGKEGLFSTFLTPAANADGNPDKRWDTSRVAALSEILGFYGLNYWYPWQVTILGLGPVWQSGNDVARKRAADALDAGGVGAFGLSEKDHGADIYSSDMVLTKDGDGYRATGSKYYIGNGNVARTVAVFGRIDGVEGPDQYVFFYADAEHPDYHVVKNVVPSQMYVAEFRLEDYPVHAEDILHVGAEAFSAALNTVNIGKFNLCFGGIGMATHSLYEAITHAHNRVLYGKPVTNFPHVRREFVEAYARLTAMKLFSDRAVDYFRSATAEDRRYLLYNPITKMKVTTEAQKVIGLVADVVAAKGFEADTYLAMAKNDIDGLPKLEGTVAVNLALIAKFMPAYLFAPQEYAPVPTRTDAADDEFLFRQGPARGLSKVRFHDWKAAYAQASHIPNVALFTEQAGALVKLLTEATPDEAQQADLDFGLALTELFTLVVYGQLVLEQAGITGLDEQVVDQIFAVLVQDFSLAAVDLNGKPSSTEAQQAIALAALRKPVVDAERFDGVWARVRDLSGAYAMHP, encoded by the coding sequence ATGTTGCTGAACCCGCACGAGTACGACCCGGCCCACTTCGACGCGGAAACGCGCCGGCTGCTCCGGGCCACCATCGACTGGTTCGAGCAGCGTGGCAAGGCGAAGCTGGCCGAGGACTACCACGCGCGCACCTTCTACGCGGACTTCCTCGAGTTCGCCGGCAAGGAGGGCCTCTTCTCGACCTTCCTGACGCCCGCCGCGAACGCCGACGGCAACCCCGACAAGCGCTGGGACACCAGCCGCGTCGCCGCGCTGTCGGAAATCCTCGGGTTCTACGGGCTGAACTACTGGTACCCGTGGCAGGTCACGATCCTCGGCCTCGGCCCGGTGTGGCAGAGCGGCAACGACGTCGCCCGCAAGCGCGCGGCGGACGCGCTGGACGCCGGCGGCGTCGGCGCGTTCGGACTGTCCGAAAAGGACCACGGCGCCGACATCTACTCCTCGGACATGGTGCTCACCAAGGACGGCGACGGCTACCGCGCCACCGGCTCGAAGTACTACATCGGCAACGGCAACGTCGCCCGCACGGTCGCGGTGTTCGGCCGGATCGACGGCGTCGAGGGCCCGGACCAGTACGTCTTCTTCTACGCCGACGCCGAGCACCCGGACTACCACGTGGTCAAGAACGTCGTGCCGTCGCAGATGTACGTCGCCGAGTTCCGGCTCGAGGACTACCCGGTGCACGCCGAGGACATCCTGCACGTCGGCGCCGAAGCCTTCAGCGCCGCGCTGAACACCGTCAACATCGGCAAGTTCAACCTCTGCTTCGGCGGCATCGGCATGGCGACGCACTCGCTGTACGAGGCCATCACCCACGCGCACAACCGCGTCCTCTACGGCAAGCCCGTGACGAACTTCCCGCACGTGCGCCGCGAGTTCGTCGAGGCCTACGCGCGGCTGACCGCGATGAAGCTGTTCTCCGACCGCGCCGTCGACTACTTCCGCAGCGCCACCGCCGAGGACCGCCGCTACCTGCTCTACAACCCGATCACCAAGATGAAGGTGACCACCGAGGCGCAGAAGGTGATCGGCCTGGTCGCCGACGTAGTGGCGGCCAAGGGTTTCGAGGCCGACACCTACCTCGCGATGGCGAAGAACGACATCGACGGCCTGCCGAAGCTCGAGGGCACGGTCGCGGTGAACCTCGCGCTGATCGCGAAGTTCATGCCCGCCTACCTGTTCGCGCCGCAGGAGTACGCGCCGGTGCCGACCCGCACCGACGCCGCAGACGACGAGTTCCTCTTCCGCCAGGGCCCGGCGCGCGGGCTGTCGAAGGTCCGGTTCCACGACTGGAAGGCCGCGTACGCGCAGGCGTCGCACATCCCGAACGTCGCGCTGTTCACCGAGCAGGCCGGCGCGCTGGTCAAGCTGCTCACGGAGGCGACGCCGGACGAGGCCCAGCAGGCCGACCTCGACTTCGGGCTCGCGCTCACCGAGCTGTTCACGCTCGTCGTCTACGGCCAGCTGGTCCTGGAGCAGGCCGGCATCACCGGGCTCGACGAGCAGGTCGTCGACCAGATCTTCGCGGTGCTGGTGCAGGACTTCAGCCTCGCGGCGGTGGACCTGAACGGGAAGCCGAGCTCGACCGAGGCCCAGCAGGCCATCGCGCTGGCGGCGCTGCGCAAGCCCGTCGTCGACGCCGAGCGCTTCGACGGCGTCTGGGCGCGGGTGCGGGACCTCTCCGGGGCCTACGCTATGCACCCATGA
- a CDS encoding nitroreductase family deazaflavin-dependent oxidoreductase produces the protein MMAREYRLGTLRKSVNALVKPLLARGVPAAGKGGVLLTTKGRKSGADRTTPVNVVEAGSDRWLVAPYGAVAWVHNLRAEPVARLRRGGKRETWEVEEADAATAAPVLRAYVRQIPVTAPYFDAQGSDPVEAFEAEADRHPVFRLARSRA, from the coding sequence ATGATGGCCAGGGAGTACCGGCTGGGCACGCTGCGGAAGTCCGTCAACGCGCTGGTGAAGCCGCTGCTGGCCCGCGGCGTCCCGGCCGCGGGCAAGGGCGGCGTCCTGCTGACGACGAAGGGCCGCAAGAGCGGTGCGGACCGCACGACGCCGGTCAACGTCGTCGAGGCCGGCAGCGACCGCTGGCTCGTCGCGCCCTACGGCGCCGTCGCCTGGGTGCACAACCTGCGCGCGGAGCCCGTCGCGCGGCTGCGGCGCGGCGGCAAGCGGGAGACGTGGGAGGTCGAGGAGGCCGACGCCGCCACCGCGGCGCCGGTGCTGCGGGCCTACGTGCGGCAGATCCCGGTCACCGCGCCCTACTTCGACGCCCAAGGCAGCGACCCCGTCGAGGCGTTCGAAGCGGAAGCCGATCGACACCCGGTGTTCCGGTTGGCAAGATCACGAGCGTGA
- a CDS encoding 2-keto-4-pentenoate hydratase: protein MKHERAAELLWDAWQTGGRLDGLPEDVRPRDAAEGRAAQAALAGLAGPVSGWKIAATTAYAQQHLGVPGPLPGALFERFHQLEGTPVPADTMTMGVAEPEFAFRMKADPGPGPSLGGVLDAVDTMFLALEMPDSRYTDHRHAGGPQLLADAACAGRFVEGRTVPGWRDLDLPGHAVVLHADGEEFARGHGGLVLGDPRLALHWLATELAHTGHRLRPGDVVTTGTATTPCPIHAGGHVVADFGALGRVEAHFV, encoded by the coding sequence GTGAAGCACGAGCGGGCGGCGGAGCTGCTCTGGGACGCGTGGCAGACCGGCGGCCGCCTGGACGGGCTGCCGGAGGACGTCCGCCCGCGTGACGCGGCCGAGGGCCGGGCCGCGCAGGCGGCACTGGCCGGGCTGGCGGGCCCGGTGAGCGGCTGGAAGATCGCCGCGACCACGGCGTACGCCCAGCAGCACCTCGGCGTCCCCGGGCCGCTGCCGGGCGCCTTGTTCGAGCGGTTCCACCAGCTCGAGGGCACCCCGGTGCCGGCCGACACGATGACGATGGGCGTCGCCGAACCGGAGTTCGCCTTCCGGATGAAGGCCGACCCCGGCCCGGGGCCGTCGCTGGGCGGGGTGCTCGACGCGGTGGACACGATGTTCCTCGCGCTCGAAATGCCGGACAGCCGCTACACCGACCACCGGCACGCGGGCGGCCCGCAGCTGCTGGCCGACGCCGCGTGCGCGGGCCGGTTCGTCGAAGGGCGGACCGTGCCGGGCTGGCGCGACCTCGACCTGCCGGGCCACGCGGTGGTCCTGCACGCCGACGGCGAGGAGTTCGCCCGCGGCCACGGCGGCCTGGTCCTGGGCGACCCGAGGCTGGCGCTGCACTGGCTCGCGACGGAACTGGCCCACACCGGCCACCGCCTCCGCCCGGGCGACGTGGTGACGACGGGAACGGCGACCACCCCGTGCCCGATCCACGCCGGCGGCCACGTGGTGGCCGACTTCGGCGCGCTGGGCCGCGTCGAAGCCCATTTCGTGTGA